gtgttcataaatatgtaaattaaatacttaattaacataattatgaacacaaatttttaaaatctgataaaagtTAATTTGTTCCAACCAAGTTTTACACATTAtctaaaagaaaagttttctgttctgaaataacacatttttgaacacacattttaagttaattactAAAAactaactataactataaaaataaagttgttccaacattttgttcacattattttaaaggaattttaaagtatTAATATGCATTAGTGCTATTTCACAgccttttgtttaaaaattatattattgcGTTTGTTTTGATTATATTAGCCTTTATAAAAGTGCAAGTCTTTGATTTAAGATTAAACTGAGACACAGAGATATTTGTATGACTGTAATCTTTTCAGCCAAATATTACTGACTTTGTGTTAAAATCAGTACTgctaaatgtgttttgaaatattaaactctgtgcttttatttcacaaatgtGGTTCCTTATTGTGGATAACTGCCCTGCAGTGCCTTCAACTTCAGGAAATAAAgtgcagataaaataaaaatgaggaaagaaaagtgcgtaaaatgtgccaaacagacccaaagtgttaaaaactttcacaaaatatcctaaaataaacagcttttttgtgcaatgtacttttttattgcttttctaCAAATACTATcatatacagaaaaaataacaacaccaaaaaaacatgccaaGATCTCGTTGCTGTTCACTCTGTTGTTCCCAAAAAACTctagactctgtgtgtgtgtgtgtgtgtgcgcgcatacTCAGGTGAGTTGAGGTTGAGGCCGAGCGTAGTGAGGTCGGAGCCCAGCGCCAGGTGGACCATGCCGGGGTCCGTCTCTGCTGCCCGGATGAACGTCAGCAAGCCGATCATCCCAAACTGGTCCGTTACCATGCCGATTGGGATGTTGGTCACACGCCCTGAGACATAGAGGATGATTTAGACTGAAAACTGTCttccccaaaatgtttaatattattaCTTCTGCGTGGATGTATCGTGAAAGAGGAGTCGTTTGTGTCTCACCGTCAGGAAGCACCTGGATCCCTTTCTTCTGCTGGTTGTTGTTGCTAGGCGCAGAGCTCTTGTCGCCGGGGAACTTTGGACCATCTGAGTTCGAGGTGGGCTTTCCTGATGTGTTCAGATTCTGATTGGACAAAAACGGAGGAAAAACAGTCTGGATAAACGGGACGAGTCTGGACGTGAGAGCGCACTgaacaacagaacaaaaacataaaatcaggacagtaaaaatttaaaaaacaacaaagaaacggAGGTAAATCGACCgagtgagaaagaaaggaagaagaaaCAGGAGGACAAGAAAATAAAGGGATCAAACCGTTTTGCTGTCTTCGTTGGTGCTGGTGGGGTCTTTTGTTTGGTAGTTAGGCCCTGGGAGAGCTGGGAAGTCTTCATTGTGGATGGAGAAGTCCTGCGACTGCTCACTGGACGGCTTGGTTACCAT
This genomic interval from Plectropomus leopardus isolate mb unplaced genomic scaffold, YSFRI_Pleo_2.0 unplaced_scaffold28046, whole genome shotgun sequence contains the following:
- the LOC121937970 gene encoding CCR4-NOT transcription complex subunit 2-like, with product GMVTKPSSEQSQDFSIHNEDFPALPGPNYQTKDPTSTNEDSKTNLNTSGKPTSNSDGPKFPGDKSSAPSNNNQQKKGIQVLPDGRVTNIPIGMVTDQFGMIGLLTFIRAAETDPGMVHLALGSDLTTLGLNLNSPENLYPKFASPWASAPCRPQDIDFHVPSEYLTNIHIRDKLAAIKLSRYGEDLLFYLYYMNGGDLLQLLAAVEL